The Bacteroides ovatus genomic interval TGATACCGACCCGGCGGAAGAACTCATAAAAAATTCCGCCGCCGTCAACATGTACTACTCTCCCGGTGCGAAAATAGAGGAACGTATCGGAAAAGAATCCAGAGCCATGTCCTGTTACAAGGTCAGGCGCGCCCTGAAACTGAAGAAAGGACAGTTTGACACACTAATTGAAGAACTGGTGGATAATGCCACATACGGTGGTGAACTACGTATTTATTTCAATGCCGGGTTCAATGAACTTGTCACAAACGACAACGGAAAAGATTTCAGAACCATCCGTTTCCACGGGGATGTCATCATAGCCGTCGCCAACAGTTTCAACGGTTCCGGCTACCACATCAGCCTGCCCCTGGACATTACGTTTCCATTCGTCAGGGACAGACTGTTCGTAGACTCACAGGTACGTTATTCCTATGCAACCGAAGTATGCGGAATGTGCAGGGACTGGTGCGACTCCACCAGCTGGGAAACTGAATACAAAACCGTCAGGAATACAGGCAGGAACAGACAGAAGGAAAAAACATTATCAACCAATTAAAACGGAATATCATGAAAATCATGTGCAAACAGGAGTACTACAACCAGGTAGTACAGTATGCGGAATCAATCAAGGACACTTCACTGCAGAACTGCATGGAACGTCTTGAAGCATGGGAAAAGAATCCGGACCGCCCGTGTGAGATAGAGCTCTACCACGACTGGGCGCCCTATTCGTTCGGGTTCACCCAAAGGTACCCGGACGGCAGCAGAGGGATTGTCGGAGGGCTGCTCTATCACGGTTCACCGGATGAATCGTTTGCCGTACAGTTGACTCCCTTCAAAGGATGGCAGATACACACTTAAAGTTTCCGGAACATGGAAGAATGGATGCAGTATGCCAGGGACATGGCAAAAGCGGAAAAAGAGCTGGAGATCGAGCTGTGGGTGATCATCTCCTTTTACAGGACTACGGAGCAGGGCGGTAAAGTCCTGCTATTCCGATATGACCTGCCACGAAAAGTGGCGGACAAATATGACTGGGTCGTCCGGTGGAGAATGGCAAGACTGACCTGCCAATATCCCAAAGGGAATGTTACACACACTTACTGCCTGTATGACAGGCACAGCGGTGAAGACTATTCATTCGGCTCCTGCCTCTCCTCGCTGGCAGCAGCCAAGGCACAGGTCACCAGGATGGAACGGAGGATAAGGGAATACACCGCATGGCAAAAGCAGAACAACCTCTTTTTTGACGAACAGACGGACGAAATGCTCCAAAAGGCTGTCGCCAAGCTCAAAATAAAAAAAGAAAATGTACAGGAGGCAGAAAGAAGGCTGCAAAAGAAAGCCGAAAAGCACCAACGGGAAATGCGGAAATAGCAAAACGGATTACGCATTTCCATTTCTTGCCGCAAAGATAGCCGTTTGCCGGACTGAATGCGCAAGGCAGCCCTGCGGGCAGGTTGACAGGAAAAAATCATCCTCGCTACGCTCCGGTATTTTTTTCCGTCAAGCCTTGCCGCAATCCCCGGCAAACGGACAACGCATCCAACAAGAAATAAAAATGCCCGTCTCACGACAGGCTCATGTATAACTAAAAAATGATCGGCTATGATTACGGATGAAAGAACCCGAAACAGACTGTATGCGGATACGGAAACGACACTTTTCACACTGGAAGACAAACCAGGGGCAATATTACGGATAATGGAAATCATAAGGGACACCCCCGAATATGTGCAACTTTCGCCCCTTCTTCCGGCATACGCGGAAGAAGACCGGCAGGCAGAATGGTGGAGGAGCAAAGAACCGGATTTCCTGCTGGCGGAACTGCTGCATGTACTTGAACTCTACACACCGGAAGGATTCATACTGGGACCGATAACCGGGAGAACGCATGCTTTCGGATATACAAACCCGGAATATGAAAAAAATCTGATCTACAGGATAGAGATCGAGCTTGACTGGGGATATGTGTACGGGAAAAAGAACGAATACAGAAAGAAAAGGAAACTTTATGAGGAAATTGCGGAAATATTCACCACGGACGGATATACGGCAGAGATGGAGAAAAGAGGAAAAGGATGCCGGATAACCAGAGGGAATACAAGGCTTCATTCACATTACGAATGGATAACCGGACAGTGTGAGGCCACACACCTGACCGGAACGCTTATCCGGTTACTCAGGGAAAGCAGGAGATTCCATCTGATTAGGTGCACCCTGCTTGATTTCATATTCAGTTTCACGCAGGAAGAGGAGCTGGAATTTTACCGGCAGCAAAACGAAACAAGCATATACTACCGGATATTCGACCTTTTCAGAAGGAAACCGTGGACTGTTACCGAAAATCTCATGACGGTGGCTTCAGAAATCAACATACCGACTCAAAAATATCCGGAAGGGCCCGACCGGGACTTCCCCGCTTACAAATATGTCAGGGAAGCCTATCAAAAACTCATAGACAAGGGATATCTGGAAGAATACACCCGAATCTGGATAAGGGAGGAACTCCTTTGTGCAAGAGCAACCCCGGAAGGAATATCAAAAAACATATTCTATGGAACTCAGCTATAACCGTCTATTACTCATCTTCCTGTGGCAGTACAACCACCACGGGGAGGAAGGGCTGAACCTGCACCTTTTCGAGGAGACCTTCGGAAAGACACAGGGCAGTCATTATTACGACAAATGGATGAACTGTTTCAACCGGGACCTCCGGGACATGATCATCTATTTCAGAGGGGAGGGTGAAAACGGACAGAAGTTCTGTGACATGGTGGCCCGACAAATTGAAGTATACCATAAAAATCGAAAACACTATGGAATTTACTGACCTTTATACAGTGGAAAGCCTGCAATGCTTCAACGGTTTCCATTACCGCGGGTATCGGGTAAACCAAAGTGACACGGACAAGGTAAACCGTCTCATTGCAATAATCCGGCAAGAACGGGAAAAGAATATCGGACCGGCAGCAGGTGACATTATCGAGTATACCTGCCGGAACGGTGACTGGTTTCAATCGGCACACATCGAAGAGATATGCGACGGACATTTCAAGATCTGCCTTTCCGGAAGCATCCCGTTCTGTTATGAAAGCGGGGACGGTGTCGGCTATAACGTCCATGAAGGGATATGGACTTATCCGAAGAGAGCCGCCTTGAAACCGGCAGGCATCAGAGAAAAGCAGTTCAGGACATGGGGACATGCCGGAAAATGCGCCAACGGGGAGGTATACTTCACGGCCTGTGTCCGTGCGTGGCAATATACGGAACCGGAACCCCTGTATGGCAGATATACTACCAGAAACTGGAGCAAATACCACATCAACAGGCAGCCCGACCCGGAACATGACGGCGAGTTCTTCTACATGACCGAAGGATTCACCCTATACTCACGTGAGGAACTGGACAGGCTGACCGGAATCCTTCACGGGAAACTCTTCGACGGGATATACAGCAACTCACTCGTTCTATGGGGATACCACATGAAATGGGAAATACTCACAGAACAGGAATGGAACGAAACAAAAGCCGAA includes:
- a CDS encoding DUF4120 domain-containing protein, producing MKIMCKQEYYNQVVQYAESIKDTSLQNCMERLEAWEKNPDRPCEIELYHDWAPYSFGFTQRYPDGSRGIVGGLLYHGSPDESFAVQLTPFKGWQIHT
- a CDS encoding DUF4121 family protein → MEFTDLYTVESLQCFNGFHYRGYRVNQSDTDKVNRLIAIIRQEREKNIGPAAGDIIEYTCRNGDWFQSAHIEEICDGHFKICLSGSIPFCYESGDGVGYNVHEGIWTYPKRAALKPAGIREKQFRTWGHAGKCANGEVYFTACVRAWQYTEPEPLYGRYTTRNWSKYHINRQPDPEHDGEFFYMTEGFTLYSREELDRLTGILHGKLFDGIYSNSLVLWGYHMKWEILTEQEWNETKAEIHISFLGESPVKIITCDDTHTITVYKKK